Part of the Periophthalmus magnuspinnatus isolate fPerMag1 chromosome 23, fPerMag1.2.pri, whole genome shotgun sequence genome, AGTGAAATCTGAGTGTTGAGAATTTGATTACATATGCTTTAATATTGGTTAAGTATGTCGTTAGTAGCTACGGTGAATGATATGCTTCAGTGTATTCTAAAACACAATTGAAAACTTACAATTTCAAGTTTACAATTCTCCTAAAAATGCCAGACTATCCCCCTCACATACTCCACATATAGCCTACAGTTTATCCTCCTGTCAAGATAACGGCATCTTGCCTTGGATTTTGATCAATATGAAGCCACTTTCAAGCAATCAATTAAAACTGCCGCTCTGCATCATCAAAATCCGACCAGCTGATGAGTCACCTTTACCGTTAGTGTCTAAGATCATAGTTTGTCAGCCAGGCAGAAGGGCTTATCCTAATCATCACATATTAACAAGGTTTAagcgttttattttttttcttttcctacaTTAGTGTGTTCATCTTAAAACCTTTATAAACAGATAGAAGCAGATATGCAAAAATAACTACTATTTGAAATGAAGATATAATGATTTCATGTGCATTTGCCTTGACCGTGAACAGTCTTAACAGCACTAGCTGACATGGCATCTTTGTCTAAACAGGAGATATCCTTGTGCCAGTGTCCCAGGTCGGCCCCTGGATTGGCtcctcctctttatctctccctccACATCCACGCCTGACTTTTCCATTGTGATGTATCTGTGTCTGTAAACTTCCACTGCAGCTCCTGTTCCCACCACTAAAAGAACTGGCGCGTCAATCCTCACAATATCAAACAAAGGAGGACAACTTGTGTGGACAAAATGTCAGAGTGAAAAATGAACTGTAAATAAGTCTGTTTGCTTATTGATGGGCCAAAGTCAAAAGAAGATCAtcatttgaatggtgaaaagtcctcaaaatggcaccaataAGCGAGAAAATAAAATCCATGAGCAAGAAACTTGGGGTATGAAAAACAGCTCCTATAGGGATTTATAAGAGATTCCaatatattatgtatattatAAGACAGCAttttaaacattcaaatattaaaataatcaccacgTCTTACAGAGATCATATGAAACCACCACCTTAAAGTAACGTTTAGGTTTTATTACTTAAACTTGTCAAACTACTGTAGCCACAAGAAAGGGACAAAAGCATGTGTCATGCTGCATATGCTGTGATCTTTTATTGTATGAATTATTAATAGGCTAAGAGAGCTTGGTGCTGTGTCATTCACATCTATCACGAGTCTCTGCTGCATTATTCTCTGTCAGGGTTTATCTGTCACTGTCTGGACTCTGGCGCCATCCAGTGGTGTCTTTGTATATTACTACATCAAAAACTCGAATCTTGCAATGTGTGAACAAAGTACTGGCTCAAATATGGTTTAGACTTTTTAGTCACTTTAAATACGTCATTATTATGTTCTAGTTTCTAGTTTACTTACTTACTCAACAGTTATATTGCTGAATGCACTTAATACATCCTTAATAAGTTTAATGTAGTTGTATAGGatcaactactattactactactactactacttttgaaATATGTTCTTAAAAGTAGTCTAAGTAGTCTAGTTGTATTTCTATAGCTTACCACTTCTTctatagtacttttttttttttttttttttacatataatttCTCACTATTATCACTTATTATCACACCTACCATTTACAAACTCAGACATTTGAAAATAACACATGAAATAGTCAACATAAATAGTAATAAACATAGGTAAAagggtacagttactttttacctCTACAGTTTAATTTAAGATACATTTTTGTTAGGATATCCAGGAGGACTTTTAAACAACTGCATAAAGCAAAATGACTTAGTTCTTCACtcccttctctcaaactaaggGAGAAGGAACTGACTACAAATGACTATCTATCCCGGCACTTTCTTTGGCTATCTGTCTGTTTTGTTCTGTCAGATAAGGGTCATGCTAAATATATCCCATGTCCATATATGGGGTTTGAAACACGGGGGCTAAGGCACAGTCACCTCTTTAGGGTGAATTTATGTGCACGCATGCGACCAGAGTAACACGACGTTTACACATTACTGACagcttgacctctgacctcttctGCCGGGAAAACAGAGCCTTCACAAGTTCCCGGGTAATTAGAAGGTGTGGCGGACGACTGGGAATACGTGACGAAACGAGCAAAATGGAAAGGGGTTCTTTTAATGCTAGGGCAatcaaatgataaaaatgagtGTGAGGGAGTTTAACACAGGCGTGCTGCAGAGGTTTGAGCAAGTTTGTAGGAGTATGTAGGGGCggtgatgttataatgtagaAAATTCTTGAAGTGGAATAATTGAAAAAAGCTATTTTACTCTATGTGGTAACAAATAAATGATTTCACAACTGGAGTGAATGGATCATTGTGTGTAAGGTCAAAAGAGGAACGATACAGAATAATACATGCGAAAACTTCTGTTAAAAGGACAATATTTGGGTTAATGCCAGAATGAGGAACTTGcctatatttaaaaatgggaAACGTATAAAaagaagtaaaacaaaaaaggatGTACAACTTCACACAAACTAATACTCgtttttaaagtatttcagACGTTTTCATAAGTTCTATTTGCAGCCAGGAATAGTAGGAAAGCATCTAGTATTCTATAATAAGGAATTGTACTGCGCACGTCGCCGTTCTGTGTTGATAAACAATTATGGTGATGCTTTTGGAATGTAAAAATGGGAGGAGAAGGTCAGCTATGAGAACTATGAGAGTCTAGGTTAGTCTTGTTTAGTCTAATGTAGGAACCTAAAAACCTCTTGCAATTTTATTCCTATAAATAGTCAAATTTTATATATTCAACATTTTGGTTTGTGATGAAAATGACTAAACATAGGTTTCAGAATACCTGGTTGCTTGTGCCGTTAAATTTCCTAGTTCACATTGGCGgctgttgtattttatgtggTTTGCATATTGACAGCAGTGACGTAAGAGCAAGGAGAGGCAGAAAACGTAACACGAATGTCAACAGAGGACGACAAGGCAAATTTCATGTCCATTAAACTGTTGGCGACTGCTCCAACCCAGTCCAGTACATATATTCTATATCCTCTATATCCTCAGAGCTAGTCTTCATTTAGAAAACAAACAGCTGGTGGACAACTTTAATGCagcacttgtttttgtttgatattGATCTTATTTCCTACATGGGTTTCCTCTAGGGTCCAGTCTAGCAGCTACAACCTCAGCATCCTTCCACCTATTTATTCACTATCCCTCATCTGTACACAATAACACCAACTCAACCTGCAAACATTTACTtccaaaactattaaaataagcTGCCCCGATAATCTACTAATTTCTAATCCTATCCCTCCGCATCATGGGCAAGCACTTTTTGGGACACAccgtaagaatgcatgtgttcGGAGACAAGAAGACAAGGTTACACAGTGTAATACTTACCGGAAAAAGAACAATCGGCACAGTCAGGGTCACTGCAGTCAGTACGGCCAAACGCACCAAAAGCAACATCGTATCAAATTTATAGACCTTTGTAAATGTATGGAGCAGCTCTGCCTCTACATTTTCTGCAAAACATAGGATTTGTTccattaaaattcaaatgtatGCAGCGAAGAGTGATGAAACAGCCAGAAAGTGTCAAAATATTCCAACAGGGTCTTACCATAAAAGGTGAGGTATCCAAACAGGGCGGACAGCATGTACATGATCAGCATAGCCAAGATGGACAGGTTTGAGACATTCTGCATCTTTTTCCTGCTGCGactgcaaaaacaacacagcaTTCAGACagcaagtttatttttgtttatttaaaaaagaaagactTAAAAGCTGATTTCTGGAGTGGGTTGACGCCAAAGCTCAAAGTGAAGTGGTATGAATAAACAACGAGAAGTGGGAGAAGTGACGTTGACGCACTATggttgtttatagtttcagacTAAGTGAGTAACTAAGCATTCACtgcaaaacactttaaaatcgGGGCAGTTTTCTTTAAGTAAGCACACTCGAgattctttaaagggcccacattacgctattttctgatctttgttagaATGtctcctcaccaaaaacatacctggagttgtgttcagtttcattcacacatgtttaacacacacatgcagcatATTTCTTCTCTCAGATAGAAAacactccttgtgatgtcatgaggtaatgtaggaagtgctccgctgtgtttaaactccgtaaaccttcactaggatcatttggataatttcagccctggaattgcttatctccactgaacaaaaggtaaaagttaagctgttaacttgaaaactgctgattgatgacatcagaagggggaatagagcattttgagctttagagatgtcgACAAACCAATAATGTAGGATTTCTCAGAAGTGcatgaattaaacaaaatacaacttcaggtatgtttttgctgaggtaacaacattctaacatggctaaaagctaaaagagacaattttgcttaatatagaacctttaatatattttattgtttaaaagttTAAGACACTACTAAAAAGTATTTGTTGTTTCAAATATACATGGCCAAAATTACTGCTTGTACAGGCAATTTTAGATATCAGCATAtagcttgtttttattctttcccTTTGATGTCTgccttttattaagtcatttcttatttaaaccATTGCTCCCTAGAGTCCAGTCTAAAGTAATCAAGTAATCAAGCAATCAATATggcagaagtgtcttgcccaaggacactgtgCTGTTTTTGctgtgtagtttgtttttttgcacataCTACATTATACATTGACTTTGTATACTCACTCTTTGAGCTCACTGTAGATAGGCAGCACCTCTGGATGACACACAAAAGCAAAGGCCAGGATGGGGACAGTGTAGGCCGTCTGAAACAagacaataacatattttagaAACTTagatacaaaatacaattatCTTATTATAAGTATTTCAATTAAAGGAgaattttcattgtttttttgttttttgtttgttgttttttttttttctcagtcaaTCATTCAAATAGTTTCCATGCTGTTGTCAGCTTCTTGTACCTCTTCAGACAGATGttataattaattataataatttgaACCCACCACGAGGCAATTTTACCCCAACAAGAGAAATTACTGTTACTTAGCAACAGAGTGCTACTGTCAAATATTCCAGCACAAACTAGCACTGTAGCATTCCTCGAAAATGGTATGGTACAAAAGACACGCACTGTCACTAGTTATCCACAAATCAGTCATTACTGATTTGAATGATTTATCACTTGTCCAGGAAGAATGTTACTGTAACTAAAAAAATCTCCCTGAATCTAGGTAGGTTGCATGGCAGGTAAATAGCATCTGTGAAAGTAAGCATGTGAGTTCAACAAAAATACTTGTGTTTTTGGAGTCTTGGTTTAGGCAGGTTTGGATCTGGTCTGGACCTGCTTTAGTCTATTTTAGTCCTTTTATAATCCTGATGGGCAAAGTTTCGGGTTAAGGTTGGTTAGTGGTTGTGACATAggcattagaaaaaaaataagaagtGCATGCCTAATGAATGAAAATAGAATATAAATTTGTGTTCATTAAGATGTGATTTAAGCACATTTGAGTTCATTACAGGTCTCTCTGaagtgcagttttgttttgtttcgtttttatTACTACAGAGTGAATAGGTCAGACACCAAAAATGTGCCTTAAATGCCTCGCCCTGGTCAAACAAGTCAAGACAAACACAGGACATTCCTTTTGGGGCTGTGTGTGGGAGATTCTCATTCATGCGTATAGGACAATGTTACAACACTGTGTTCCTATGGCTTCTGTTTACTATTGTGTATACCATGCATCCATTCAGAGGTTGTAGTGTTTTGCAATTTTGATAGGTATATTATTATGGGTTGGGCTATTAACTCGAATTGTCTTTTAGCAGAACTGACTAAAAGTATATAAGTTTACTATCAATTAAGTCTTGTGGGAAAGTACGACTATACGCCCATTCACTGAACGTAACCACACCTAAGGGCGTTTTACCacgtatttgtattattttattttattttactttttcaggATAAACCTAAGTTGCATAAGTCAAaatgcagtaataataataataataattctctaACCATTGCGGTGCAGATGAATTTGTACTGTTCTAAAACCAACTAAACAGGTTCAGTAGTTCTAAATGTTAGTTTTGCTTTTATATCTGCATCATTTCCCCATATAGCTAATTAGGTAATTGCCAGTTTAATGATGTACTTTTATGGCTTCAAATACATGTTTCCCTTTATGCACTATTCAGATATGCTTTTATATGTGGCTGAATTCTAGACCATTTTGGTTATATAGTGGTCAAATTTCACCCACAATGCAAATTTAGCAAGACAAGTACTCAAACCTCCACAATTAAGATAAATGCTTGTATTCATGagttttgtgtaacatttttAGGACTTTTATCCATTCAGATGatgcaatatttagttttaagttgCTAATCACTATGACAacggtctgtgtaatccctcagttgtctcGGTATGATCTTTTTCTATGGCTACCTTCATAATTTTGTATAattctgaaacctatgaatGACCAATGACCTTTATGAACAATTCTTTACCTGCGAGTTGAAGATGAAGTATTTGGGTGTGCACATCTCCTCTGCATCAGGATGTGGTTCGAACTGTATCCCAGTGGTGTGGTGGGCATCTGGGGTACTGTGCACAGGGGACACATCGGCTCTGGAGAAGTCCATTAGCCCCGTGCTGTTATAACTGTGCATGTCCGAAATGTTTGAACTGAAGTTGGCCGAGCTGTGGTAGAGGTACGGCAGAGGGCACGGAACCTGAGTCTTCTTATAGATCACCTAGACAACAACAAAGCCTATGGTAACTATACTGCTGGAGTTATGAGGAAATGGGTTTTTATAGCCTTGTTTTAGCTTGTGTTTAGTAAAGTATAGTGACAGAAACTCAAGCTGAAGTCATCCTACAACAGCTGTAATGTGTCTTCAAACAAGTGAATCATCAGTCAATcgtaattattaattaaaatcaaGGGCAAGAGAacaacttcaaaataatattattcaagtagaaagtacaaagtagtggacCAAgaaattaagtttaaaaaaaattggtaAAAGTGTCTGAAATTAACACCTGATTTATGTTTCTTCATGTAATTGGAATGACAACTAATATTAAATAATCAAGTTTATTTAATATGTATTAGTATAAGAGAATGTAATGCACCTGGTAATATGTCATTGTCTCTTAATCCTTATTTAATGACACATGAAGACATTAGCCTTAATGTGTCATAGTTTGGATCCATTAGtgcttttaaaaacagacacatttttttataaGTGTTGTGTGGTTAAAATAAGTAGCATTAATACTTCAACTCACCACTCCCAGAAAGAACACCATGCATGTCAATGAGAATCCGCTGGTATAGCCCAAGTAACCTGCAGACAgataatgaaatcaaaatgaatatattCGCAAATTTTCAACTTCCAGTTTATAGACACCATTTTGAGTACATTTCACCATTCAAATATTTTGTTATGAATTGTTTATTATTAAGGAAATCAATGTGACCTCCTGGTACTTTTCCTCTATGGGCTCTATCTTCTGCTGTCATCTGAATTACAGTCTTATTGGGATCTATGACACCTATTCGTGGTCATGACCCACATTTCAAAAATAGTGCAACAAAAAGCAGAGGGGTTAGCAGTAACTTAAGCTCTAGATATTACAGTAATGAACTGATACAGAGGTCATTTAAGGTAATGCTACTTTTGCACGAACAAATGTACAGAAAATGCACGCTCCCTTTCGCTTCAAGCATTGACGTAGGTGCTTATTTATATGTTTACTTTGCAGCCAGTTTAAAATGCATGGGTGTGTTGAATAAACTTCTCCCAATTGCAAGTTTAAAGCAAATGAATGCCCCTTTTTGTTGCTAACTGCACATAAACTGTTGTAATTACATAATACTGCATCAAAATAAATCACGCTTTTCATGTGACTCTAGGCTCCAACAGACGTCTTGAGTTACTTGTCACCAAGAGTTGCCAAAGCTGAGTAAGGCCCAGAGTGTAGCATTACTCGTGGTCTATAAGAACATACAGTAGATGCATTTGGCTGGAGGATTTGCCGGTTAATGGTTAAATTTTTATTAACCAttaagcgcttttccactttcaaggcactcaaaaacgatttacatgaaggaaccgctcacccattcacacacatacccATACAAcattgtacgcagacactaggggtgaggtgcgttaagtgtcttgcccatggacacaatgacagcattcatttgtggaagctggaatcgcaccgccgcCCGCTCAACCGTTTATgcttatgttgagagtgggattcgaattGACAACcatcagatcaatggacaaacactctaccaactgacctacctttttttatgtggttttagttttaatcattatttttagctttagaatatgtacatttattttggaTCCGTACTACACTTTCATCCACAGAAGAATGTTAATTGAATGCTGAGTTTATAGgcgttttttgtttatttaattttaactgtcATCAAAAATAGCTGTACATCATTCTCGTCTTCGCTCATAACTTATACATAACTTTCATTGATTTTTATCAGCAAATATACTGTGTTGACAAAATATATTAGCAAACAAAGTGATCGCATATGGGACGAGGCACAAAGTGGTTTCTTACCGAGGTTTTTCAACATGGCCAAAGGTAGAATGATGCCGATAGACACAAACACCACCAGGTAGTTTCCATTCATGTACCATTCACtgtgaaaatatgaatttatgTTAACTTGATGTTTTAGCTGCTTAAGAAAGTGCAAATACAGCAGTGTGGAGAATTACCCAGAGATTTCCTCCAGTCCTAAAAATGCTCGGATGACTTCTGGTAACTCATATTTCACAATGAAGAGGTAGCTTGACATGGCTAAAAGACAAAAGTTATATGTTTATTAGCCATAAACTAGAAGACGTTTATGACCATCGTAATATTCAATTGTCAGGATTGTTTACTTTATGCTATGAAGGGTATATAAGGGACATTGTGGACCCCCATAAGGAAAAGATTAACaccccaaaaataaaataaaaaacactggcTTCTCACCTCCTATGTTCTGCATTATAATCGAGCCAAACGCTGCCATTTTTCCTGGCCATCCGAAAGCTCTCTCCCCCAGCTTTTCATAGATTAGTGAGCCTGGAAAGACAGTAAGGGAGAGATAGCAACTTAAAACATGACAATAATGCTAAATGTTAAAGAGTAAACATAGATTTTTAAATGTGGTTCAATACAGACCTCCTTCTTTAGAAGTCATCAGCAGGAGGTGCACAGAGTAGAGTGAGAGAATGGCCACTGCAATCAATAGGACACTGCAGACAGAAGTAAACTGTTATATTCATGGCTTAAGTTTCCAGTTTATAGATGCCATTTTCAGTACGTTTAACTGtttaaaagatatatatatatgagaagAACAGTAAATaggtcatttttatttcaatggtGCTATTTTATCAACTCTCTAAACCCTACGgataaaaaaaaccttttaaTATCATGgaaaataatattacataaaaaaagaaaggaatTCCACCGCTTGTAATATTAATAACTTTGATTTGACAGGGCACAGCTGTCTCTATATTTTTAAGTAAGATTTATGACGCCCTGAAGTCTAGTACCAATAATAAGCTTAACTTTTAACAGTAAGGGTTAATTTTAGTAGTTCTCAGTAGGGGGCGTTGTATTACTTAGACAAGACCAGACACATTTTGCAGCTTTCACTCAaaatttacaaacacaaatagCCAATCAAACTTGGGCCTTCCGTTATCTTACCCTCTGATGACGCCCATTCGTCTGGTATATTTCCACTTGTCATCCTAACCTAACCGGATATCGTAGGTCAGTATTTTTAGGCCAGTGACTGTAACACTGGCAGTCCAGGAGGGGTCAAGTAGAGGGGGTTATACGAGgaggtgtgtgggggtggggacTGGAAGATGGGCACATGCCGAGATAGGACAGACTGacctgacataaaaaaaaaaaaacccagggCAAAGGCTACAGTAGTTCAAATATTTAGAGCAACTTGTCTGTTTCCCAGGTGATGGTGGATATACTGTAAACAGATAGCTAGCCCTTTAACTGTCTGTTTGTGTGACCCCATTTAGTCCcagtgtctttattttaatagattttgtCAACACAAGTTTAATCTTCCTGCAACTTCAACTATATTTGCCCTGTAAGTACAATATAAGAttattttatgtaacttttctaatggaagCTCTACTCTGTTTGGATATGCTGCTtggcctgcaatgttccacagtacaccataaaatttatatttttccatAAAGAGGTACCAGGAAggtcaagttactggtcagatctgtggagaggcgatcctgcttgcagtaagaatgcatgttttcaagttttttgttttgtttttgtttttagcaataaaaatatctaGTTGAATAAGatacagtttaatgccatgatgACATGACATCTCCACAAAAGCAAGATGGTGACAGACCtctactaaaaaagttacataatgaaacTTCAATTATCAATGAGTTTCCAgagaagataaaaaaataataaaacaactgtATATTCAAGATAGATAAACCACATGAGGACTTTaagttgaggaaaaaaaatcacacagttCTCCTAAGTGGCTGCTGTCACTTACGCATTTTAATGTGACTGACGCTACTGTATATAATCCAAGTGTAAAAATgcttataatatttatttttgaactCACGTGAAGAGTATGATGCCAGTGTTGGCCATGGCGTAGGACAGTCCCAGTATACCGCTGCCCATGATTGCGTTACTGAGGTTGAAGACGGACATGCCGAAGGAGGCGTGTCCAGGATGCTGTTCAAACCAAATGCACAGAACTGGTGAGTCAAAGCTTCATTATGTGCATCAAAACAACAGTCTGGCTACTACATTTATTAAGCTCATAAATCACATTAGATTTGGATGTGAATTTTGACTAACTTAGCTAACACCCATGTTCCCATAAAGTTGGAATACACTCCCTTTCATTTATTGTTTAAATTCCTTTCTGTGTAATTTATTTCTCATATTTAATGTCTTCCAAATCTTTTGACATTTTTGCGGGTACTTAATATTTAGTATTAATTAATATCATGTACAATATGATGTTTCTCCTGCCTGTTGCGTATTTTCATATTATTTGGACAATGTCTTTTCATTAAAATGCTcctaaaatcattaaaaacaaataaagatagCTTTAATACCCTAAACATAAACTTTCATCAGAACCATTTAATGCAAAACCAGtacaatttcttcctccaaacttttaactttactctaaaccacatgcttttactggcaATATTGAATGTGGccctcttgattaaaaagacccaacaGTATCATTGATGATTAGAAAGACGGGATTTCAATCTCACTTAGAATTCTGTTAAGTGCATATCCCAAACAAAAATGCAgcttggttttgtcttttttctgcaTTGCTatgaaaatatgtatataacGCCTCTAAATGCCTCTCTGTTcg contains:
- the slc38a4 gene encoding sodium-coupled neutral amino acid transporter 4 isoform X1 — its product is MPGVVDRMELKKVSTLDDDSQDSLDDHYPDPIDSEKATISSSQYLDDNEDAESQKFLSNGLMKKKKYEEYHEEYHPGHASFGMSVFNLSNAIMGSGILGLSYAMANTGIILFTVLLIAVAILSLYSVHLLLMTSKEGGSLIYEKLGERAFGWPGKMAAFGSIIMQNIGAMSSYLFIVKYELPEVIRAFLGLEEISGEWYMNGNYLVVFVSIGIILPLAMLKNLGYLGYTSGFSLTCMVFFLGVVIYKKTQVPCPLPYLYHSSANFSSNISDMHSYNSTGLMDFSRADVSPVHSTPDAHHTTGIQFEPHPDAEEMCTPKYFIFNSQTAYTVPILAFAFVCHPEVLPIYSELKDRSRKKMQNVSNLSILAMLIMYMLSALFGYLTFYENVEAELLHTFTKVYKFDTMLLLVRLAVLTAVTLTVPIVLFPIRSSITTLLFSGREFSWIRHMLIAAGILAFNNLLVIFVPTIRDIFGFIGASAATMLIFILPSAFYLRLVKSKPMSSPQKIGAAIFLVVGVIFMIGSLSLIVLDWVHNPPGSGGSH